A single window of Salvia splendens isolate huo1 chromosome 8, SspV2, whole genome shotgun sequence DNA harbors:
- the LOC121743805 gene encoding uncharacterized protein LOC121743805, with the protein MCIAGISPHQQQIVIKDKSKHTLSHQEVRFLGEVSFQIEQILTLVFENYKSLDESSPSGIKDVFGPATGVAAPALDPALKLYKMLHDILSPEIATRKRSMKHLFETDEFFSTINENILLNPVAVSTAYMKMKNLCMVTQDVKAAVKNEDPLVKSLMLSSVTFCIETSNTTPMLKVHKEYVPTCMESLNDETPDVRNASFSALADIAKVKKYIFIIRGRADEGRSF; encoded by the exons ATGTGCATTGCTG GGATATCGCCACACCAACAGCAGATTGTCATTAAAGACAAAAGTAAGCACACATTGAGTCACCAAGAG GTCCGTTTCTTGGGTGAAGTGTCATTTCAAATTGAGCAGATACTCACTCTGGTCTTCGAGAATTACAAGTCACTTGATGAATCATCGCCATCGGGTATTAAAGATGTATTCGGACCTGCTACAGGAGTGGCCGCACCTGCTCTTGATCCAGCTTTGAAGCTCTACAAAATGTTGCATGACATTCTTTCACCTGAG ATTGCTACGAGAAAAAGGTCAATGAAGCACTTGTTTGAAACTGATGAGTTCTTTTCGACCATTAACGAAAACATTTTATTGAACCCCGTGGCTGTCTCCACAGCctatatgaaaatgaaaaacTTATGCATGGTTACTCAAG ATGTGAAGGCTGCAGTGAAAAACGAAGATCCTCTTGTAAAGTCGTTGATGTTGAGCAGTGTCACATTCTGTATTGAAACAAGTAATACAACGCCCATGCTTAAGGTTCACAAGGAATATGTTCCAACATGCATGGAG TCCCTTAATGATGAAACACCTGATGTGAGGAATGCCTCTTTCTCAGCTTTGGCGGATATTGCCAAG GTtaagaaatatatttttattataagagGAAGAGCTGATGAGGGAAGATCATTCTGA